The following proteins are co-located in the Alphaproteobacteria bacterium genome:
- the fliQ gene encoding flagellar biosynthesis protein FliQ, producing MNEAEVMDVIREGMIVLIKVSAPPLLAGLAIGLVISVFQTLTQIQEATLTFVPKVLVVFISLLIFMPFMLHEVIDFTHMVMDRVVGGG from the coding sequence ATGAACGAGGCCGAGGTGATGGACGTCATCCGGGAAGGCATGATCGTCCTGATCAAGGTTTCGGCCCCCCCTTTGCTGGCTGGCTTGGCGATTGGTCTCGTCATTTCCGTCTTTCAGACGCTGACCCAGATTCAAGAGGCCACCCTGACCTTCGTTCCCAAGGTTCTGGTGGTCTTTATCTCGCTGCTGATTTTCATGCCGTTCATGCTCCATGAAGTGATCGATTTCACCCATATGGTCATGGATAGGGTGGTCGGTGGGGGATAA
- the fliE gene encoding flagellar hook-basal body complex protein FliE translates to MAVDINNAISAYNAASRPAATMGLGLQDKTDAPEDFAGLVKGAVQTSIDTMKNGERMSMKAIAGQADLTEVVTAVSAAEVTLQTVMAVRDKVITAYNEIMRMPI, encoded by the coding sequence ATGGCAGTCGACATCAACAATGCGATCAGCGCCTACAACGCCGCGTCAAGGCCTGCGGCGACGATGGGTTTGGGCTTGCAAGACAAGACCGACGCCCCCGAAGATTTCGCGGGGCTGGTCAAGGGAGCCGTCCAGACATCCATCGATACCATGAAGAACGGCGAGCGCATGAGCATGAAGGCGATTGCGGGGCAGGCCGACCTGACCGAAGTGGTTACGGCCGTTTCAGCCGCCGAAGTCACGCTGCAGACCGTGATGGCGGTGCGCGACAAGGTCATTACGGCCTATAACGAAATCATGCGCATGCCCATCTAA
- the flgC gene encoding flagellar basal body rod protein FlgC: protein MDDLRSSVKISAAGLHAQGMRMRTISENLANSDSLARSPGTLPYRRKVVTFKNVLDRELDANTVRVNRVTTDQGDFGKRFDPTHPAADRDGYVLTPNVNPLIELMDMREAQRSYEANLTAINNSKAMIQRTMELLR from the coding sequence ATGGACGACCTTCGCAGCAGCGTCAAGATTTCGGCCGCAGGCCTGCATGCCCAGGGCATGCGCATGCGCACCATTTCGGAGAATTTGGCCAATTCGGACTCGCTGGCCCGCTCGCCGGGCACGCTTCCCTATCGGCGCAAGGTGGTGACCTTCAAGAATGTCCTCGACCGCGAGTTGGACGCCAATACCGTGCGCGTCAATCGCGTCACCACGGACCAGGGCGATTTTGGCAAGCGCTTCGACCCCACGCACCCGGCGGCCGACCGCGACGGCTATGTGCTGACCCCCAACGTCAATCCGCTGATCGAGCTGATGGACATGCGGGAGGCCCAGCGCAGCTACGAGGCCAATCTGACGGCCATCAACAACTCCAAGGCCATGATCCAGCGGACGATGGAGCTGCTGCGTTAA
- a CDS encoding flagellar basal body rod protein FlgB — protein MDLQQFTLFGMIKDQMDWSSKRQQVLSRNIANSDTPGYLPSDIKPLDFKKTIAEVTSPQLAVTDGNHLMGSPSKTSSLRVEKERHPEEIKPDGNGVTLEDQIMKVGDTKGKYDMAASLYQKQIMLLKMSVGSGR, from the coding sequence ATGGACCTACAGCAGTTCACCCTGTTTGGCATGATCAAGGACCAGATGGACTGGTCGTCGAAGCGACAGCAGGTCCTGTCGCGCAACATCGCCAATTCCGATACGCCGGGTTATCTGCCTAGCGACATCAAGCCGTTGGATTTCAAGAAAACCATCGCCGAGGTGACTTCGCCCCAACTGGCGGTGACCGATGGCAACCATCTGATGGGATCGCCCAGCAAGACATCCAGCCTGCGCGTCGAGAAGGAACGTCATCCCGAAGAGATCAAGCCGGACGGCAATGGGGTGACGCTGGAAGACCAGATCATGAAGGTGGGCGACACCAAGGGCAAATACGATATGGCCGCCAGCCTGTACCAGAAGCAGATCATGCTTCTGAAGATGTCAGTGGGCAGCGGGCGGTAA
- the htpG gene encoding molecular chaperone HtpG, whose protein sequence is MSAAAETLSFQAEVGKLLDIVAHALYSNKEIFLRELVSNASDACDKLRLEGLTDPRLLEGGAEFRITLKPDKEARTLTISDNGIGMNRADLVANLGTIAKSGTAEFLSRLSGDAKKDAGLIGQFGVGFYSSYMVAGKVSVDSRKAGEVEGWRWISDGQGSFTVEAIDLPARGTAITLYIRDGEEEFLDPHRLRHIVKTYSDHIAVPVVLDHEGKEETLNSASALWTRSKNEISKEQYKEFYHHVGHAFDEPWMTIHYRAEGALEYTGLLFVPTMRPFDLFNPERKSKVKLYVKRVFITDDGHELLPSWLRFLKGVVDSSDLPLNISREMLQHNPVLAKMRSGLVKRVLSELKKRADEEPEQYLAFWSNFGAVLKEGLYEEPERKEEMLDLMRFSATGEEGQISLARYVETMQEGQEAIYTLSGDSVEALKKSPLIEGFAARGVKVLLLTDPVDEFWARGIHDYQGKPFKSVGEAGADLSKLAAKDKKDKPAEESQEGEGQIEALLGVMKSVLGEAVKDVRRSDRLTESAVCLVAAEGEMSLHLERMLKAHKQMDMTPARVLEVNPSHPVILRLASQAGEDGAGERLGARIHLLLDQARIVEGDPLPDPHDFAKRLAAVMLEG, encoded by the coding sequence ATGAGCGCCGCTGCTGAAACGCTTTCCTTCCAGGCCGAGGTCGGCAAACTGCTCGATATCGTCGCCCATGCGCTGTACAGCAACAAGGAAATCTTCCTGCGGGAACTGGTTTCCAACGCCTCGGACGCCTGCGACAAATTGCGTCTTGAAGGTCTGACCGACCCCCGCCTGCTGGAAGGCGGGGCCGAGTTTCGCATCACGCTTAAGCCCGACAAAGAAGCGCGCACGCTGACCATCTCGGACAATGGCATCGGCATGAACCGCGCCGATCTGGTGGCCAATCTGGGCACCATCGCCAAGTCGGGCACCGCCGAGTTCTTAAGCCGCCTGTCGGGTGACGCCAAGAAGGATGCCGGTCTGATCGGCCAGTTCGGCGTCGGCTTCTACTCTTCTTATATGGTGGCGGGGAAAGTGTCGGTGGACAGCCGCAAGGCTGGCGAAGTCGAGGGCTGGCGCTGGATTTCGGACGGGCAGGGCAGCTTCACGGTGGAAGCCATCGATCTGCCCGCCCGCGGAACGGCCATCACTTTATATATACGTGACGGCGAGGAAGAGTTCCTGGACCCCCATCGCCTGCGCCATATCGTGAAAACCTATTCCGACCATATAGCCGTGCCGGTGGTGCTGGATCACGAGGGCAAGGAAGAGACCTTGAACTCGGCCTCGGCCCTGTGGACGCGCTCAAAGAATGAGATCAGCAAGGAACAATACAAGGAATTCTACCACCATGTCGGCCATGCCTTCGACGAACCCTGGATGACCATCCATTACCGGGCCGAAGGCGCTTTGGAATATACCGGCCTGTTGTTCGTGCCCACCATGCGCCCCTTCGACCTGTTCAACCCCGAGCGCAAAAGCAAGGTGAAGCTGTATGTGAAGCGGGTCTTCATCACCGACGACGGGCACGAATTGCTGCCCTCGTGGCTGCGCTTCCTGAAGGGCGTGGTGGACAGTTCCGACCTGCCCTTGAACATCAGCCGCGAGATGCTGCAGCACAATCCGGTGCTGGCCAAGATGCGTTCGGGCTTGGTGAAACGGGTGCTGTCCGAATTGAAAAAGCGGGCCGACGAGGAACCCGAGCAGTACCTGGCCTTCTGGTCCAATTTCGGCGCCGTGCTGAAGGAAGGGCTATATGAGGAACCCGAGCGCAAGGAAGAGATGCTGGATCTGATGCGCTTCTCTGCGACGGGCGAGGAGGGGCAGATCTCGCTTGCCCGCTATGTCGAGACCATGCAGGAAGGCCAGGAAGCCATCTATACGCTGAGCGGCGACAGCGTCGAAGCCTTGAAGAAAAGCCCGCTGATCGAGGGTTTCGCCGCCAGGGGCGTCAAGGTGCTGTTGCTGACCGATCCGGTCGATGAATTCTGGGCCCGTGGGATCCACGACTATCAGGGCAAGCCCTTCAAGTCGGTGGGCGAGGCTGGGGCCGACCTGTCGAAACTGGCAGCCAAGGACAAGAAGGACAAGCCCGCAGAGGAAAGCCAGGAAGGCGAAGGACAGATCGAGGCTTTACTGGGCGTCATGAAAAGCGTGCTGGGCGAAGCGGTGAAGGATGTGAGGCGCTCGGATCGCTTGACCGAAAGTGCTGTCTGTCTGGTCGCCGCCGAGGGCGAGATGAGCCTGCATCTGGAGCGCATGCTGAAAGCGCACAAGCAGATGGACATGACGCCCGCCCGCGTGCTCGAGGTCAATCCCTCGCATCCGGTGATCTTGCGTTTGGCCTCGCAGGCCGGAGAAGACGGCGCAGGCGAAAGGCTGGGTGCCCGCATTCACCTGCTGCTGGACCAGGCTCGCATCGTGGAAGGCGATCCGCTTCCCGATCCGCACGATTTCGCCAAGCGCTTGGCGGCAGTGATGCTGGAAGGGTAA